A genomic region of uncultured Roseibium sp. contains the following coding sequences:
- a CDS encoding ABC transporter permease subunit has translation MTGSVVFLVYAGLFLASYFLVSYLSSIMQRGQDFTSLKTVTFGDESAIRPNRAASVISVFVIFFIWGAFTGSKLVPFHVPGPFTGETSFTYSVTNDAGETGDATVDVIVHEPGAKIDDPEVATTEGLAQNDSGTVGAWRSVLLRVTRNDGEGARVTAVNGQAIEPGQSVSVDNGTVSMTPKGSLNFEPDKGLQMEPIWMPSPEAVASRFTEIASEGYQNFTLWEHLGWSLLRVVGGFVAGSIIGIPLGYAMGLSSWVRGWFDPIVEFMRPVPPLALIPLVIIWFGIWETGKIVLLFLAALWIMTIAARAGVSGVNISKVHAAFSLGANKRQILRYVIVPNSLPEIFTGARVAMGVCWGTVVAAELVAAQKGAGMMIIAASKFQLTDIVIMGIILIGIVGYSIDILMRMAERVLVPWKGRA, from the coding sequence ATGACCGGATCAGTCGTTTTCCTTGTTTATGCCGGCCTGTTCCTCGCAAGCTATTTCCTCGTGAGCTACCTCAGCAGCATCATGCAGCGCGGTCAGGATTTCACCAGCCTGAAGACCGTGACATTCGGTGATGAAAGCGCAATCAGACCGAACCGGGCTGCATCCGTCATTTCGGTCTTCGTGATCTTTTTCATCTGGGGCGCGTTCACCGGTTCGAAACTCGTTCCGTTTCATGTCCCCGGGCCGTTCACCGGCGAGACCAGCTTCACCTATTCCGTGACGAACGATGCGGGTGAAACCGGTGATGCGACGGTGGACGTCATCGTCCATGAACCGGGTGCAAAGATTGACGACCCGGAAGTCGCCACGACAGAGGGGCTTGCCCAGAACGATTCCGGTACTGTCGGCGCCTGGCGGTCCGTCCTGTTGCGCGTTACGCGCAACGACGGGGAAGGGGCCCGCGTCACGGCAGTGAACGGTCAGGCGATCGAGCCCGGCCAGTCGGTTTCCGTCGACAACGGTACGGTCAGCATGACGCCGAAAGGGTCGCTGAACTTCGAGCCCGACAAGGGCCTGCAGATGGAACCGATCTGGATGCCGTCGCCTGAGGCCGTCGCCAGCCGGTTCACCGAAATTGCCTCCGAGGGCTACCAGAACTTCACGCTTTGGGAACACCTAGGCTGGTCGCTGCTCCGCGTGGTTGGCGGCTTTGTCGCCGGTTCTATCATCGGCATTCCGCTCGGATACGCCATGGGGCTTTCCAGCTGGGTGCGTGGCTGGTTCGACCCGATCGTCGAATTCATGCGGCCCGTTCCGCCACTGGCGCTGATCCCGCTGGTCATCATCTGGTTCGGGATCTGGGAAACCGGCAAGATCGTCCTGCTGTTCCTGGCCGCACTCTGGATCATGACCATTGCCGCACGGGCGGGCGTCTCGGGCGTGAACATCAGTAAGGTGCACGCTGCCTTCTCGCTGGGAGCCAACAAGCGGCAGATCCTGCGCTACGTCATCGTGCCCAATTCCCTGCCCGAGATCTTCACCGGCGCGCGCGTCGCCATGGGCGTGTGCTGGGGAACGGTTGTTGCGGCGGAACTCGTTGCGGCGCAGAAGGGAGCCGGGATGATGATCATCGCGGCGTCGAAATTCCAGCTGACCGACATCGTCATCATGGGGATCATCCTCATCGGCATCGTCGGCTACAGCATCGACATCCTGATGCGCATGGCCGAGCGGGTGCTCGTGCCCTGGAAGGGCCGCGCCTGA
- a CDS encoding ABC transporter ATP-binding protein: MDGLHIENVSMRFDLPNGTHVQALKDVSIELKTGEIMSVLGPSGCGKTTLLNIVAGFLAPTGGQVRMNGHVVTGPNAERGMVFQKGALFEWMNVRKNVEFGPRMKSTPKRERDQIVDHLLETVGLQDFKEKAVYELSGGMQQRVALARCLANDPDVILMDEPLGALDALTREKMQGLVLKLWKETGKTVILITHSVEEALLLGERLLVMAPRPGRIHKEYRLPFAERGVEADLREVKKSDGFGETREEILSMIWEMEEEIMGRSETAA, translated from the coding sequence ATGGACGGCCTCCATATCGAAAATGTCTCCATGCGTTTCGATCTTCCCAACGGAACACATGTACAAGCGCTCAAGGATGTTTCCATTGAGCTGAAGACCGGCGAGATCATGTCGGTTCTGGGGCCGTCGGGTTGCGGCAAGACCACCCTCTTGAACATCGTCGCGGGATTTCTGGCACCAACCGGCGGCCAGGTTCGCATGAACGGGCACGTTGTCACCGGACCGAATGCCGAGCGTGGCATGGTGTTCCAGAAAGGCGCCCTGTTCGAGTGGATGAACGTGCGCAAGAATGTCGAATTCGGGCCGCGCATGAAATCGACGCCCAAGCGCGAACGCGACCAGATCGTCGACCATCTTCTCGAGACGGTCGGCTTGCAGGATTTCAAGGAGAAGGCGGTTTACGAACTGTCTGGCGGCATGCAGCAGCGCGTCGCCCTGGCGCGTTGCCTTGCCAACGATCCCGACGTGATCCTGATGGACGAACCGCTCGGAGCGCTGGACGCCCTGACGCGTGAGAAGATGCAGGGCCTCGTCCTGAAGCTCTGGAAGGAAACCGGCAAGACCGTCATCCTGATCACGCACTCCGTCGAAGAAGCGCTGCTTCTGGGCGAGCGCCTGCTCGTCATGGCACCCCGGCCGGGTCGCATTCACAAGGAATACCGCCTGCCATTCGCGGAGCGGGGTGTCGAGGCGGACCTTCGTGAGGTCAAGAAGAGCGACGGGTTCGGCGAGACGCGCGAGGAAATCCTCTCGATGATCTGGGAAATGGAAGAGGAAATCATGGGCCGATCGGAGACCGCAGCATGA
- a CDS encoding ABC transporter substrate-binding protein, producing MTYRSKLLGTFAALAFMSGLPANSSAEELTVAYFLEWPMPFQYAKEKGLYEKELGVPINWVSFDTGTAMSAAMASGDVQIAVSQGVPPFVVAASAGQDIILTDIAVSYSENDNCVVAEALEIDKNNAKELEGKQVGVPIGTAAHYGFLSQMKHFGVDITTMEIVDMAPADGAAAFAQGSLDMVCGWGGALRRMVEHGNVLLTGAEKEELGILVFDGISVPADFAAEDSEMLTKFLKVTAEANAMWNKGENKDEMIAVIAKDAGMDVDATAATLATFTFPNVEDKLSDKWMGGNVQTFMLGVADVFQEAGSIPQALDSYVDTVDSSYLAATNTE from the coding sequence ATGACCTACAGATCAAAACTTCTAGGCACATTCGCAGCTCTGGCATTCATGAGCGGGTTGCCGGCAAATTCATCCGCCGAGGAACTGACCGTGGCCTACTTCCTGGAGTGGCCGATGCCGTTCCAGTATGCCAAGGAAAAGGGCCTTTACGAAAAGGAACTCGGGGTTCCGATCAACTGGGTATCGTTTGACACCGGTACGGCCATGTCCGCCGCGATGGCGTCCGGCGACGTTCAGATCGCCGTCAGCCAGGGTGTACCGCCCTTCGTCGTCGCAGCGTCCGCCGGCCAGGATATCATCCTGACGGACATCGCGGTGAGCTACTCCGAAAACGACAACTGCGTCGTGGCCGAAGCGCTCGAGATCGACAAGAACAACGCCAAGGAACTGGAAGGCAAGCAGGTCGGTGTTCCGATCGGAACGGCAGCCCACTACGGCTTCCTGTCCCAGATGAAGCATTTCGGCGTTGACATCACGACAATGGAAATCGTCGACATGGCACCTGCAGATGGCGCAGCCGCCTTCGCACAGGGCAGCCTGGACATGGTCTGCGGCTGGGGTGGTGCACTTCGCCGGATGGTGGAACACGGCAACGTGCTTCTGACCGGAGCAGAAAAGGAAGAACTCGGCATTCTCGTGTTCGACGGCATCAGCGTCCCGGCCGATTTCGCGGCAGAAGACAGCGAAATGCTGACCAAGTTCCTCAAGGTGACCGCCGAAGCGAACGCCATGTGGAACAAGGGTGAGAACAAGGATGAGATGATTGCCGTCATCGCCAAGGATGCCGGTATGGACGTGGATGCAACTGCCGCCACGCTCGCAACCTTCACGTTCCCGAATGTTGAAGACAAGCTCAGCGACAAGTGGATGGGCGGCAACGTCCAGACCTTCATGCTCGGCGTGGCGGATGTCTTCCAGGAAGCCGGTTCGATCCCGCAGGCGCTCGACAGCTATGTCGACACCGTGGATTCCAGCTACCTGGCGGCCACCAACACCGAGTAA
- a CDS encoding CDGSH iron-sulfur domain-containing protein: MTDPVIAQKAPFAVEVEAGKSYFWCSCGRSANQPFCDGSHKDTGLAPVKYTAEKDGRTFFCGCKNSANAPMCDGSHSKL; encoded by the coding sequence ATGACCGATCCCGTAATCGCACAGAAAGCCCCGTTTGCCGTCGAGGTGGAAGCGGGCAAATCCTACTTCTGGTGTTCCTGCGGCCGCAGCGCCAACCAGCCGTTCTGCGACGGCAGCCACAAGGACACCGGTCTCGCGCCGGTCAAATACACCGCCGAAAAGGATGGCCGTACGTTTTTCTGCGGCTGCAAGAACTCCGCAAACGCTCCGATGTGCGATGGCAGCCATTCGAAGCTTTAG
- a CDS encoding aminotransferase class III-fold pyridoxal phosphate-dependent enzyme has translation MNVAASPNDLSEIIEADRNHVWHHLLQHKALETIDPKIMVEGKGMKLWDATGKEHLDAVSGGVWTVNVGYGRESIADAIRDQLVKLNYFANSAGSIPGALFSERLISKMPGMSRVYFTNSGTEANEKAFKMVRQIAHKRYGGKKHKILYRERDYHGSSITAISAGGQQERNAQYGPYTPGFVEVPHCCEYRAQWDVENYGERAADAIEEVILREGADTVGALCLEPVTAGGGVITPPQGYWDRVQEICKKYDILLHIDEVVCGVGRTGTWFGYQHYGIKPDFVTMAKGVASGYAAIACMVTTEEVFDMFKDDASDPMSFFRDISTFGGCTAGPAAALENMRIIEDESLLDNTTRMGDRLMSNLHGLMEKHRVVGDVRGKGLFCGAELVADRGTKEPVAEKQMQAVAADCMAQGVIIGISNRAVPGLNNVICLSPALIAGESDIDQITDAIDGALTRVFG, from the coding sequence ATGAACGTCGCTGCTTCACCGAATGATCTGAGCGAAATCATTGAGGCCGACCGCAACCACGTCTGGCATCATCTGCTTCAGCACAAGGCGCTGGAGACGATCGATCCGAAGATCATGGTCGAAGGCAAGGGCATGAAGCTCTGGGACGCAACAGGCAAGGAGCATCTGGACGCCGTTTCAGGCGGCGTGTGGACCGTCAATGTCGGCTACGGGCGCGAAAGCATCGCCGATGCCATTCGCGACCAGCTGGTGAAGCTGAACTACTTCGCGAATTCTGCGGGCTCGATCCCCGGCGCGCTGTTTTCCGAACGGCTGATTTCCAAGATGCCGGGCATGAGCCGTGTCTATTTCACCAATTCGGGCACCGAGGCCAACGAAAAGGCCTTCAAGATGGTGCGCCAGATCGCGCACAAGCGCTACGGCGGCAAGAAACACAAGATCCTCTATCGCGAGCGCGACTATCACGGGTCGTCGATCACGGCGATTTCCGCCGGCGGGCAGCAGGAACGGAATGCGCAATACGGTCCCTACACCCCTGGTTTCGTTGAGGTTCCCCATTGCTGCGAGTACCGCGCCCAGTGGGATGTAGAGAATTACGGCGAACGCGCTGCAGACGCCATCGAGGAGGTCATCCTGCGGGAAGGCGCGGACACGGTCGGTGCGCTCTGCCTGGAGCCGGTAACGGCCGGCGGCGGCGTGATCACACCTCCCCAGGGTTATTGGGACCGGGTCCAGGAGATCTGCAAGAAGTACGACATCCTGTTGCATATCGACGAGGTGGTCTGCGGCGTCGGACGCACCGGGACCTGGTTCGGCTACCAGCACTACGGCATCAAGCCGGATTTCGTGACGATGGCCAAGGGCGTCGCATCGGGCTACGCGGCAATCGCCTGCATGGTCACCACGGAAGAAGTCTTTGACATGTTCAAGGACGATGCGTCCGACCCGATGAGTTTCTTCCGCGACATTTCCACCTTCGGCGGATGCACGGCCGGGCCGGCCGCGGCGCTTGAAAACATGCGCATCATCGAAGACGAGAGCCTTCTGGACAACACCACGCGCATGGGCGACCGGCTCATGTCGAACCTTCATGGCCTCATGGAGAAACACAGGGTCGTCGGCGATGTCCGCGGCAAGGGCCTGTTCTGCGGTGCGGAACTGGTCGCGGACCGCGGGACGAAAGAACCAGTCGCCGAAAAGCAGATGCAGGCGGTTGCCGCCGACTGCATGGCACAGGGCGTCATCATCGGCATCAGCAACCGAGCCGTGCCCGGTCTCAACAACGTCATCTGCCTGTCTCCGGCGCTGATCGCCGGTGAAAGCGACATCGACCAGATCACCGATGCGATCGACGGCGCTCTGACACGCGTCTTCGGCTGA
- a CDS encoding FAD-dependent oxidoreductase produces the protein MSVPTTARVVIIGGGVVGVSTLYHLAKGGWSDCVLLEKNELTAGSTWHAAGNCPTFSASFGIMNIQRYSLELYRGLAEEVDYPLNYHVSGSLRLAHTQERMREFEYVAGMGRHMGVEMEMCTPEQMQERYPFLEIHDLEGGLWDPLDGDIDPAQVTQALAKGARSHGAKILRFTPATGVSRENGEWIVHTEKGDIRCEYVVNAAGYYAERVGEWFLPFGGRKVPLAVMSHQYFLTEPVPEVAAWSEKHGRKLPLLRDVDTSYYLRQETTGFNLGPYERNCQSAWTRADDPMPDDFSFQLYPDDLDRLEWYIEDAMARVPLLGTQGVSRNINGPIPYAPDGLPMIGPMPGVPNAFEAHTFTFGIAQGGGAGKVAAEWIMHGCTEWDMWAVDPRRYTDYTDTQYCIDKAMEVYGHEYAMHFPHHSWPAGRDRKLSPNHAKIVELGGQMGAFNGWERANWFAKEGDDTSEEATQTWARSGPWQPRIKEECEAVRDGVGVLDLCGFSRFSLTGDGAAEWLRGKIAGGLPKAGRLNLGYFPDHRGRVLTEMSLIRHGEDDFTLITAAVAQWHDRDLLKADLPDGLTLTDRTNEMTTLIVAGPKSRELFLGLTDADLSLGWLTHQQTTVAGKPAMLVRVSFTGELGWEVHAAMDDMPAIYAAILEAGAKPFGMFALNALRIEKGYRTWKGDLSTDYSMFESGLGRFVKLDKPQDFPGKQPLMIEKQHGSAKGFVTLVVDSGDHDAPYMSSLLKDGEIVGEITSCDWGYRVNACIALGVVRKGLDAPGTELELEVYGQRHKAVVQADQPLWDPENERLRA, from the coding sequence ATGTCAGTTCCCACTACAGCCCGTGTTGTCATCATCGGTGGTGGCGTCGTCGGAGTGTCCACCCTCTATCATCTGGCAAAAGGCGGCTGGTCCGACTGCGTGCTTCTGGAAAAGAACGAACTCACCGCCGGTTCCACCTGGCACGCGGCCGGCAACTGCCCGACCTTCTCCGCCAGTTTCGGTATCATGAACATCCAGCGCTATTCGCTGGAGCTTTACCGGGGACTGGCCGAGGAGGTTGACTACCCGCTCAACTATCACGTCAGCGGCTCGCTCCGTCTTGCGCATACACAAGAGCGGATGAGAGAGTTCGAATACGTGGCCGGCATGGGCCGGCACATGGGCGTCGAGATGGAAATGTGCACGCCCGAACAGATGCAGGAGCGCTATCCGTTCCTGGAAATCCACGATCTCGAGGGTGGTCTGTGGGACCCGCTCGACGGGGATATCGATCCCGCTCAGGTCACCCAGGCTCTTGCCAAGGGCGCGCGCTCGCACGGCGCCAAGATCCTGCGGTTCACGCCCGCCACCGGTGTCAGCCGCGAGAACGGCGAATGGATCGTGCATACGGAAAAGGGCGACATCCGCTGCGAATACGTGGTCAACGCTGCAGGCTACTACGCCGAACGGGTCGGCGAATGGTTCCTGCCCTTCGGCGGCCGCAAGGTTCCGCTTGCCGTCATGAGCCACCAGTATTTCCTGACGGAGCCGGTACCCGAAGTCGCCGCGTGGAGCGAAAAGCACGGGCGCAAATTACCCCTGCTCAGGGACGTGGACACGTCCTACTACCTGCGCCAGGAAACAACCGGCTTCAATCTCGGCCCCTACGAACGCAACTGCCAGTCCGCCTGGACCAGGGCAGACGATCCGATGCCCGACGACTTCAGCTTCCAGCTCTATCCCGACGATCTGGACCGGCTGGAATGGTACATCGAGGACGCAATGGCGCGCGTGCCGCTGCTCGGCACCCAAGGCGTCAGCCGCAACATCAACGGGCCCATTCCCTATGCGCCGGACGGCCTGCCCATGATCGGCCCGATGCCGGGCGTGCCGAATGCCTTCGAGGCGCATACCTTCACCTTCGGCATCGCCCAGGGCGGCGGGGCCGGGAAAGTCGCGGCCGAATGGATCATGCACGGCTGCACCGAATGGGACATGTGGGCCGTCGATCCGCGCCGCTACACTGACTACACGGACACGCAGTACTGCATCGACAAGGCCATGGAAGTCTACGGCCACGAATATGCAATGCACTTCCCGCATCATAGCTGGCCTGCCGGGCGCGACCGCAAACTGTCGCCCAATCACGCGAAGATCGTCGAACTCGGCGGGCAAATGGGAGCGTTCAACGGCTGGGAGCGCGCCAACTGGTTCGCCAAGGAAGGCGACGACACGTCCGAGGAGGCGACACAGACCTGGGCACGGTCCGGTCCGTGGCAGCCGCGCATTAAGGAAGAGTGCGAAGCCGTCCGCGATGGCGTCGGTGTCCTTGACCTGTGCGGCTTCTCCCGGTTCAGCCTGACCGGAGACGGCGCGGCCGAGTGGCTGCGCGGAAAGATCGCCGGCGGACTGCCCAAGGCTGGCCGCCTGAATCTCGGATATTTCCCGGACCATCGCGGGCGCGTCCTAACCGAAATGTCCCTGATCCGTCACGGCGAAGACGACTTTACGCTGATTACGGCAGCCGTTGCGCAATGGCATGATCGCGATCTTCTGAAGGCGGACCTGCCGGACGGACTGACGCTCACCGACCGCACGAACGAGATGACGACGCTGATCGTCGCGGGGCCGAAATCCCGCGAGCTTTTCCTGGGGCTGACGGACGCGGATCTGTCCCTCGGCTGGCTGACCCATCAGCAGACGACCGTCGCAGGCAAGCCCGCCATGCTGGTGCGCGTCTCCTTCACCGGCGAACTCGGCTGGGAGGTGCACGCGGCGATGGACGACATGCCCGCGATCTATGCAGCCATTCTGGAAGCCGGTGCAAAACCGTTCGGCATGTTTGCGCTCAACGCCTTGCGCATCGAGAAAGGTTACCGGACCTGGAAGGGCGATCTTTCGACCGACTATTCCATGTTCGAAAGCGGGCTCGGGCGTTTCGTCAAACTGGACAAGCCGCAGGATTTCCCGGGCAAGCAGCCGCTCATGATCGAGAAGCAGCACGGGTCCGCCAAGGGCTTCGTCACCCTGGTCGTGGACTCAGGCGACCATGATGCGCCGTACATGTCCAGCCTGTTGAAGGACGGCGAAATCGTCGGGGAAATCACGTCCTGCGACTGGGGCTACCGGGTGAACGCATGCATAGCACTCGGTGTGGTCCGCAAGGGACTGGATGCGCCCGGAACCGAGCTCGAGCTTGAAGTCTACGGTCAGAGGCACAAGGCGGTCGTGCAGGCGGATCAGCCGCTGTGGGACCCTGAAAACGAACGGCTTCGGGCCTGA
- a CDS encoding trimethylamine methyltransferase family protein: MSGAEVKQRRRAGGRSARTAARSRPLDEAVRPVRPGMPGGFYQVLKETDVLRIHEAALQALEVIGFASAPPSGRAILTGAGAIEGDDGRIRFPRALVEDMLAKAARDITLKGRDPKFDLHLSGKNVHFGTAGAAVHIVDPKSGDYRNPNVQDMYDIARLVQQLDNVHFFQRPVVCREFESPRDLDVNTVYAACAGTTKHIGTSFTEAANVAPALELLHLMAGGEDAWRERPFVSNSNCFVVPPLTFAEESCEVMEACIRAGMPVLLLSAGQAGATAPAPIATAVVQAVAECLAGVVYVNAIKPGHTAMFGTWPFVSDLRTGAMSGGSGEQALLSSACAQMHHFYGLPGGAAAGIADSKLPDMQAGWEQGISNVMAGLSGLNMVYEAVGMHASLLGFCKESLVLGNDMLGQVLRCVRGIEVKDEFVDIDVIRSVVLEGPGHYLGHDQTLQLMQSEYIYPDLADRTSPKEWEERGRPMLLDSAQEKIRQILSVDGHTFDDATDAALRAAQPLSELARP, encoded by the coding sequence ATGAGCGGAGCTGAAGTGAAACAACGCCGTCGCGCCGGGGGCCGTTCGGCCCGCACAGCGGCCCGTTCGCGGCCCCTGGATGAGGCGGTCCGGCCGGTAAGGCCGGGCATGCCCGGCGGGTTCTACCAGGTGCTGAAGGAAACGGATGTCCTGCGCATTCACGAGGCCGCCCTACAGGCGCTCGAGGTCATCGGGTTCGCGTCCGCGCCGCCATCGGGGAGAGCCATCCTGACTGGTGCCGGAGCGATCGAGGGCGACGACGGCCGCATCCGCTTTCCACGCGCCCTTGTCGAGGACATGCTGGCCAAGGCCGCCCGCGACATCACGCTGAAGGGACGGGATCCGAAATTCGATCTGCATCTGTCCGGCAAGAATGTGCATTTCGGTACTGCCGGAGCCGCCGTTCATATCGTCGATCCCAAATCGGGGGACTACCGCAACCCGAATGTCCAGGACATGTACGACATCGCGCGCCTGGTGCAGCAGCTGGACAACGTCCACTTCTTTCAGCGCCCCGTCGTCTGCCGCGAATTCGAATCGCCGCGCGATCTCGATGTGAACACGGTTTATGCCGCCTGCGCCGGAACGACGAAACACATCGGCACGTCCTTCACAGAGGCTGCCAACGTGGCCCCGGCATTGGAGCTGCTACACCTGATGGCCGGGGGCGAAGACGCCTGGCGTGAACGCCCGTTCGTCTCCAACAGCAACTGTTTCGTGGTCCCGCCGCTCACTTTCGCCGAAGAGAGCTGCGAAGTGATGGAAGCCTGCATCCGCGCCGGCATGCCTGTCCTGCTTCTCTCCGCCGGTCAGGCCGGGGCAACCGCACCCGCGCCGATCGCAACGGCCGTCGTGCAGGCGGTCGCCGAATGCCTTGCCGGTGTGGTCTATGTCAATGCGATCAAGCCCGGTCACACCGCGATGTTCGGGACCTGGCCCTTCGTCAGCGACCTGCGCACCGGGGCCATGTCCGGGGGAAGCGGCGAGCAGGCTCTGCTCAGTTCCGCCTGCGCCCAGATGCATCATTTCTACGGCCTTCCGGGCGGTGCTGCAGCCGGTATTGCCGACAGCAAGCTCCCTGATATGCAAGCGGGCTGGGAACAGGGCATCAGCAATGTCATGGCGGGATTGTCCGGCCTCAACATGGTCTACGAGGCCGTCGGCATGCACGCCTCCCTGCTGGGCTTCTGCAAGGAATCGCTGGTCCTCGGCAACGACATGCTCGGTCAGGTCCTGCGCTGTGTGCGCGGGATCGAGGTCAAGGACGAATTCGTCGATATCGACGTCATCCGGTCCGTCGTGCTCGAAGGCCCGGGACACTATCTCGGGCACGACCAGACGCTTCAGCTGATGCAGAGCGAGTACATCTATCCCGACCTGGCGGATCGCACGAGCCCGAAGGAATGGGAAGAACGCGGCCGGCCAATGCTGCTCGACAGTGCCCAGGAGAAAATACGACAGATCCTGTCGGTGGACGGGCACACATTCGACGACGCCACTGACGCGGCGCTGCGCGCGGCCCAGCCGCTGTCAGAGCTTGCCAGACCCTGA
- a CDS encoding XRE family transcriptional regulator, producing the protein MEMSSLGEDLRALRTTRKMTLEDLAQRLGRSVGWLSQIERDISTPRLSDLRQIADIFEVPLSIFFGSADAPDAEKGRIVRSSARRIIGERDAGLVEALVSPDLTDDFEMIHSTFQPGSSRKNRISRPTQELAYMISGKLDIWLDDDAFTVTTGDSFRIRNASYRWANPYSEPAVAVWVISPPVY; encoded by the coding sequence ATGGAAATGAGCAGCCTGGGCGAGGATCTCAGAGCCCTTCGCACAACCCGAAAGATGACACTTGAGGACCTGGCCCAAAGGCTCGGGCGGTCCGTAGGCTGGCTGTCCCAGATCGAGCGGGATATCTCGACGCCGCGCCTGTCCGACCTCCGCCAGATTGCAGACATATTCGAGGTTCCGCTCTCCATCTTCTTCGGCAGCGCAGATGCCCCCGACGCCGAGAAGGGGCGGATCGTGCGATCGTCTGCGCGGCGCATCATCGGAGAACGGGATGCCGGCCTTGTCGAGGCGCTGGTGTCTCCGGATCTCACCGACGATTTCGAGATGATCCATTCCACTTTTCAACCCGGCTCAAGCCGGAAGAACCGCATTTCACGCCCGACGCAGGAGCTTGCCTACATGATATCGGGCAAGCTGGACATCTGGCTGGATGACGATGCTTTCACCGTGACCACCGGAGACAGCTTCCGCATCCGCAATGCCTCCTATCGCTGGGCCAACCCCTACTCGGAACCCGCAGTCGCCGTCTGGGTGATTTCCCCGCCGGTCTACTGA
- a CDS encoding PLP-dependent aminotransferase family protein, whose product MAIPAETFFLRPDNETSLQQQIQRLVVEAILSGRCLPGEKMPSSRKLAEHLGVARITVTIAYTELVSNEYLVSRGRSGYFVAQTAPSRPKFSLPDQSDKAQVDWSKTIGQRFSEHVPLVRPDNWRDYKYPFIYGQSDSRLFDHHNWRNCALKAVGRKDFDTLATDYYERDDPMLVEFILRQILPRRAITARPEEILITMGAQHALWITAQILLTQRRTAAIENPCYPGLRQILSQTRCNTVAVDVDAAGMPPEDLPEDADVVFTTPSHHCPTNATMPVSRRERLLDLAARRGFIIVEDDYEFEISFLKSPSPALKSLDPTGSVIYVGSFSKSLFPGLRLGYLVASEPFIREARALRSLVLRHPPGLIQRTAAYFLSLGHYDAQIARMGRIYRKRRSIMEQSLQENGLTQIGQGTFGGSSFWMKAKEGVDSSRLAMQLREDGVLIEAGRAFFAQGEEQQGHYRLAYSSIASARIPDGISHIAKRMHEAAD is encoded by the coding sequence ATGGCGATTCCGGCAGAGACATTCTTTCTCCGGCCAGACAATGAAACTTCCCTCCAACAGCAGATCCAGCGGCTGGTCGTGGAAGCGATCCTTTCGGGGCGCTGCCTGCCGGGTGAGAAGATGCCGTCGTCGCGCAAGCTGGCCGAGCATCTGGGCGTTGCCAGGATCACCGTCACGATCGCCTATACGGAACTGGTGTCGAACGAGTATCTCGTCTCCAGGGGCCGGTCCGGCTATTTCGTTGCACAGACAGCTCCAAGCCGGCCGAAATTCTCGCTGCCGGACCAGTCGGACAAGGCCCAGGTGGACTGGTCGAAAACGATCGGCCAAAGGTTTTCCGAACACGTGCCGCTGGTGCGGCCCGACAACTGGCGCGACTACAAGTATCCGTTCATCTACGGTCAGTCGGATTCGAGACTGTTCGATCATCACAACTGGCGAAACTGTGCGCTCAAGGCCGTCGGGCGGAAGGATTTCGACACGCTGGCGACGGACTATTACGAGCGTGACGACCCCATGCTTGTCGAATTCATCCTGCGCCAGATCCTGCCGAGACGCGCGATCACTGCACGGCCCGAGGAAATCCTGATCACGATGGGTGCGCAGCACGCGCTCTGGATCACGGCCCAGATCCTTCTGACCCAGCGGCGCACCGCCGCCATCGAGAACCCCTGCTACCCGGGGCTTCGCCAGATCCTGAGCCAGACCCGCTGCAACACCGTTGCGGTGGATGTCGATGCCGCCGGCATGCCGCCGGAAGACCTGCCCGAGGACGCCGACGTCGTGTTCACGACGCCCAGCCACCATTGCCCGACCAATGCGACAATGCCTGTTTCGCGGCGCGAACGGCTTCTGGATCTGGCCGCGCGCCGGGGCTTCATCATCGTGGAGGACGATTACGAGTTCGAAATCTCGTTCCTGAAGTCGCCCTCGCCCGCCTTGAAATCGCTCGATCCGACGGGGTCGGTCATTTATGTCGGTTCGTTTTCCAAGTCCCTCTTTCCGGGTCTTCGGCTGGGCTATCTGGTCGCGTCCGAGCCGTTCATTCGCGAAGCGCGCGCCCTGCGTTCGCTGGTCCTGCGGCACCCGCCCGGCCTCATCCAGCGCACCGCGGCCTATTTCCTGTCCCTCGGTCATTATGACGCGCAGATCGCCCGCATGGGCCGCATCTACCGGAAACGCAGATCGATCATGGAGCAGAGCCTTCAGGAAAACGGCCTGACACAGATCGGCCAGGGCACGTTCGGAGGATCTTCCTTCTGGATGAAGGCAAAGGAAGGCGTCGACAGTTCCAGACTGGCCATGCAGCTTCGCGAGGACGGCGTCCTGATCGAAGCCGGTCGCGCCTTTTTCGCGCAAGGCGAAGAACAGCAGGGTCACTACCGGCTCGCCTATTCCTCCATCGCTTCAGCACGGATTCCCGACGGGATTTCGCACATCGCCAAGAGGATGCACGAGGCCGCTGACTGA